Proteins encoded within one genomic window of Bombina bombina isolate aBomBom1 chromosome 1, aBomBom1.pri, whole genome shotgun sequence:
- the LOC128659769 gene encoding LOW QUALITY PROTEIN: zinc finger MYM-type protein 1-like (The sequence of the model RefSeq protein was modified relative to this genomic sequence to represent the inferred CDS: deleted 1 base in 1 codon), whose protein sequence is MPHAVHKSKRPSGCQQRKAKEARTKSIKTLAGSMLQYVKRPDDGQGSSKDTACQSPIDIADSSDAIASMHSAEEQEVEMAESEVEEQGAEIAESEAEESAESDSSHSHDTVKEMIAIKEKDFQILSDVSFWEIPVPDHFRVEIIKKGSASFQNKDGPFSVVKRPDAKAEIKGAVRQLSKERFYKMMPNGEKILRSWMVYSPVSENLYCFCCRLFAISATDTISKFVTGFQKWWKLNPKVHNHETSEDHLRCLENWKTLAAGLKMHKTIDAENIALMEIEKKKCRDILHRLLDITLFLAKQNLAFRGHKEDESSFNKGNFLEMVEMLSKYDSVLKEHLIRLKRSTCKLKVSVSYLAPKTQNEFISVLANHVKEKLVMEIKSAKYFGIMFDSTPDISHTDQMSEVIRYVKISNRKVEVKEVFLGFFPLKGKKAADLSSEILKKMESDGLDIMMCRAQGYDNAATMAGKHGGVQSILKEKNKKAIFNGCVDHSLNLCGQHSFAENASCVTFFGTLQTMFSFFSASTHRWDVLIDHTGMSVKRLSTTRWSAHHAAVKPVKEKFDKFVEAIGDLCDPDENLETRGAAQVLLNALSDFTFLCYLYFWSDVLQEVNDAQQYLQTKGLSLDKVVTKLETLRLFLYEERIRLVENAIEQALLKSEEYGIAVERRARFKKRMPGEQARDAGLSLQEENKRGMLECIDRFHSEIQNRSRAIMEVAGMFEAVQAKSLISATEEELKVSIPKLSNFYDEVSESELFLEIPRLRRHLKAAQIDLEEVKDWATLEVLTFIAKWDFIESLPTLSLSLKLFLTICVSVASCERSFSKLKLIKNYLRSTMGQSRLSDLSILSIESDLAKDIDFHEVINNFAALKARKAKF, encoded by the exons ATGCCACATGCAGTGCATAAATCAAAGAGGCCAAGTGGATGCCAGCAAAGAAAAGCAAAAGAGGCAAGAACTAAATCAATCAAAACACTTGCTGGATCCATGCTTCAGTATGTTAAAAGACCAGATGATGGCCAGGGTTCATCTAAAGACACTGCTTGTCAGTCTCCGATTGATATAGCTGATTCTTCGGATGCCATTGCTAGCATGCATTCTGCAGAAGAGCAAGAAGTGGAAATGGCAGAATCTGAAGTAGAAGAGCAAGGAGCAGAAATTGCAGAATCTGAAGCAGAAGAGAGTGCTGAAAGTGACTCTAGCCATAGCCATGATACTGTAAAAGAGATGATTGCCATTAAGGAGAAAGATTTTCAAATTTTAAGTGATGTTTCTTTCTGGGAGATACCAGTTCCAGACCATTTTCGGGTTGAAATCATCAAAAAGGGAAGTGCTTCTTTTCAGAATAAAGATGGTCCTTTCAGTGTTGTGAAAAGGCCAGATGCAAAAGCTGAAATAAAGGGAGCTGTGCGCCAACTTTCAAAAGAGCGGTTTTACAAGATGATGCCTAATGGCGAGAAAATTCTGCGATCTTGGATGGTTTACTCACCTGTCAGTGAGAATTTATACTGTTTTTGCTGCCGACTGTTTGCCATTAGTGCTACAGATACCATATCCAAATTTGTGACTGGGTTTCAGAAGTGGTGGAAACTGAACCCGAAAGTACATAATCACGAGACATCTGAAGATCACCTACGTTGCCTTGAAAATTGGAAAACTTTGGCAGCAGGACTGAAAATGCACAAAACCATTGATGCCGAAAATATTGCCTTGATGGAAATTGAGAAGAAAAAGTGTAGGGACATCTTGCACAGATTGCTTGACATCACATTGTTTCTTGCCAAACAGAATCTGGCATTCCGTGGCCACAAGGAAGATGAATCTTCATTCAATAAAGGGAACTTTCTTGAGATGGTTGAGATGCTTTCAAAATATGATTCAGTACTGAAAGAGCACCTAATTAGATTAAAGCGGAGCACATGTAAACTTAAAGTATCGGTTTCATATCTTGCACCAAAAACTCAGAATGAGTTTATAAGTGTCCTGGCAAATCATGTGAAGGAGAAGCTTGTCATGGAGATAAAGTCTGCAAAGTACTTTGGGATCATGTTTGACAGCACACCTGACATATCCCATACTGACCAGATGTCAGAAGTGATCAGATATGTAAAAATCAGCAATAGGAAAGTTGAAGTAAAAGAAGTATTTCTAGGATTTTTCCCTTTAAAGGGGAAAAAAGCTGCTGACCTCAGTTCTGAAATTCTC AAAAAAATGGAAAGTGATGGATTGGACATAATGATGTGCCGCGCTCAGGGCTATGATAATGCTGCCACTATGGCTGGAAAACATGGAGGTGTACAGTCAATTCTTAAGGAAAAGAACAAAAAAGCTATTTTTAATGGATGTGTGGACCATTCACTTAACTTGTGCGGGCAGCACTCTTTTGCTGAAAATGCATCATGTGTGACATTTTTTGGAACTCTTCAGacaatgttttctttcttttctgctTCCACCCATCGATGGGATGTATTAATTGACCATACTGGAATGTCAGTGAAAAGGCTATCAACAACACGCTGGAGTGCTCATCATGCTGCAGTTAAGCCagtaaaagaaaaatttgataagtTTGTAGAGGCGATTGGAGATCTTTGTGATCCAGATGAAAATTTGGAGACAAGAGGAGCAGCACAAGTTCTTTTGAATGCTCTCTCTGATTTCACTTTTCTGTGCTACCTGTACTTCTggtctgatgtacttcaggaagttAATGATGCACAGCAGTACCTGCAGACTAAGGGCTTAAGTCTCGACAAAGTGGTGACAAAGCTAGAGACGCTAAGACTTTTTCTGTACGAGGAACGTATTCGCCTAGTGGAAAATGCAATTGAACAGGCTCTTTTAAAATCTGAGGAATATGGAATTGCAGTAGAGAGAAGAGCCAGGTTCAAGAAGAGGATGCCAGGGGAGCAGGCAAGAGATGCTGGACTCAGTCTGCAagaagaaaataagagggggatgcTTGAGTGCATTGATCGCTTTCATTCTGAAATCCAAAACAGATCAAGAGCCATCATGGAAGTAGCAGGCATGTTTGAGGCAGTTCAAGCTAAGAGTCTCATATCTGCCACTGAAGAAGAATTAAAGGTGTCCATTCCAAAACTGTCCAATTTCTATGATGAGGTATCTGAGAGTGAGCTTTTCCTTGAAATACCAAGGCTGAGAAGGCACCTGAAAGCAGCACAGATTGATCTGGAAGAAGTCAAAGACTGGGCAACATTAGAAGTTTTGACATTTATAGCTAAATGGGACTTCATAGAATCTCTTCCAACCCTGTCACTGAGCCTAAAATTATTTCTGACAATCTGTGTGTCTGTGGCTTCATGTGAGAGGAGCTTTTCAAAGCTTAAACTTATTAAGAATTATCTGCGATCTACAATGGGACAGTCAAGGCTTTCTGATCTTTCGATATTATCCATTGAAAGTGATTTAGCGAAAGACATTGATTTCCATGAAGTGATTAACAATTTTGCAGCTTTGAAGGCCAGGAAAGCAAAGTTCTAA